The window GATGACAAAAGGTTAAAGCGCGCTGGAATGGACTATTGGGAGCACCTTGACTTTACATTTTATCCGACTTTTGAAGAGGCAAAGCCCAATTTTGACACAGAAAATTTGCTTCTTTTCTCTCCTTCGGGTAAAAATATTTATACAAAGGGGACTTATTCTAAAGATAGCCTTATCGTTTTTGGCAAAGAAAGCACAGGCTTGGATGAGAGGATACTCAATGAGTTTGAAGACAAGACATACTTCATACCAATGAATAAAGAAGCAAGATCGCTAAATCTCTCAAATAGCGTCGCAATAGCCCTTTACGAGGCTCTAAGACAGATAGAAAAATGGTAGCTAAGAGAGATATCTCTCAGGGATGTATTTTATCCATTCATGATATTGACTTTTTGCACACCTGATAATATCCAATAAGTTGGAGGGAATTTTGGGCCTCTTCGGACGTCTAAAGAGAATCATATTTGCCTCTTCAGGGGTCTTGTTACCCTTTTTCAGGTTGCATGCCTGACAGGCGGCTACTACATTTTCCCATGAAAGATCCCCACCTCTGGATTTCGGTATCACGTGATCTACAGTTAAATTTGCAGATTTTTTGCCACAATATTGGCATGTATTCTGATCTCTTGCTATTATGTTTCTTCTGGTAAGAGCGACATCTTTATATGGCAAAAATATATTCCTATCGAGCCTTATCACGCAAGGCAGCCTTATATCTTCTCTTAAAAAGTGGCCATTGTATTCAATAACCTCTGCCTTTTTCTTCCAAACGAGCAAAAAGCCCCTTTTCCAGGAACTCACTCCCAGAGGATAAAATGAAGAGTTCAAAACTAAAACCTTTTCATCAGAAAGCCCCTTTTTCGTAAGGAAAACTATCACCCCTCAAAAGATTAATGTAATTCTAATAAGACTCTAATGATTATAGCACGGCACAGTGTTAATATTATGTTAATACTTAGGTTACTTTTTCGAACCTTGAGAAAAGATAACATATAAGAAAAAGAGAGCCAACAAGATACGAAATAGATTCGAAGCAATTTTTATAGAATTTAGCATCCTAAGTTTGTAGTTTTCTAACATAGCTTAATTATATCAGCTTCTAGCAAACTATACACAAGAGTTTGGAATCA is drawn from Thermodesulfobium sp. 4217-1 and contains these coding sequences:
- a CDS encoding tRNA (cytidine(34)-2'-O)-methyltransferase, whose translation is MKIILVEPEIPQNTGNIGRLCVAAGVSLVVVGPTGFLIDDKRLKRAGMDYWEHLDFTFYPTFEEAKPNFDTENLLLFSPSGKNIYTKGTYSKDSLIVFGKESTGLDERILNEFEDKTYFIPMNKEARSLNLSNSVAIALYEALRQIEKW
- a CDS encoding HNH endonuclease; the protein is MIVFLTKKGLSDEKVLVLNSSFYPLGVSSWKRGFLLVWKKKAEVIEYNGHFLREDIRLPCVIRLDRNIFLPYKDVALTRRNIIARDQNTCQYCGKKSANLTVDHVIPKSRGGDLSWENVVAACQACNLKKGNKTPEEANMILFRRPKRPKIPSNLLDIIRCAKSQYHEWIKYIPERYLS